One window of Camarhynchus parvulus unplaced genomic scaffold, STF_HiC, whole genome shotgun sequence genomic DNA carries:
- the LOC115917052 gene encoding metallo-beta-lactamase domain-containing protein 1-like, translating to VGFDLSRGEGLYLPHGLARGAPLELHPGHLRVVATPGHTRAHVSLVATGTAAGTVAVAGDAFEHGEDEEEWEALSEEPEAQRKSREGLAGVADVIVPGHGEPFRVVREWGRRQQQEEEEEEGSDSGQDKQKKDKEEEEDEGANCCKARLS from the exons GTGGGCTTCGACCTGAGCCGCGGCGAGGGGCTGTACCTGCCGCACGGGCTGGCGCGGGGCGCgcccctggagctgcacccGGGGCACCTGCGCGTGGTCGCCACGCCCGGCCACACGAGGGCGCACGTGAGCCTGGTGGCAACGGGGACGGCGGCGGGGACGGTGGCGGTGGCGGGAGACGCGTTCGAGCACGGCGAGGATGAGGAGGAGTGGGAGGCGCTGAGCGAGGAGCCGGAGGCgcagaggaagagcagggaggggtTGGCGGGAGTGGCGGACGTGATCGTGCCGGGGCACGGGGAGCCCTTCAGGGTGGTCAGGGAGTGGGGgcggaggcagcagcaggaggaggaggaggaggaaggcag CGACAGTGGCCAGGACAAGCAGaagaaggacaaggaggaggaggaagatgaaggtGCCAACTGCTGTAAAGCACGACTGTCGTAA